TTCTCCCAGGAGTTGAGTAGCGAACACTACATGGTTTCTCGTGTCAACTATTGACTGAGGGCGCGCAAAAATTCCTGCAAGCCGGACAAAAATCCCTTGCGCTTGGTCGGGCCTGGGGCGGGGCTTCCTTCTGTTTCGGCACCCTGGACGCGCCCGATGATCTGATCGAGGGCGTCGCCGACCGGCTTTTGGCTCTCTTCGGCGACTTTTTCGTAGCCTGATTCTGTCTCCAGCCACACCTCCCAAGGACCCGGATAGGAGCGCCGCAAAGCGCCACCCTCAAAGGGCCGCAGGTAGTAGCACGAGAGCAGCGTGCTGAGAAAGCGCTCTCGCAGCTGGCGGCCGGCGTAGCCGATGCCGATGGTGGCGACGTCCTCTAGGCGCGGGTTGACCATGACCACGGGGCGATCGCTCGCTTCCTCGCAAAACTTCTCGACTGGGCCAACTTCTACCGAGGAGGGCGCAATCATCAAGAAAGCCTGCTCATCGGGCTGGATTTGGGCCTTTAGTTCAGAAATTCCTCGAATTTCATAGGGTTTCTCGCCCCAGCGGTGCTTGGCGAGGGCAGCGGCCCCCGCATCGGGGAAGAGAATCTTGAAGCGATCGCCGTAGCGCGCCTCAAAGTCGGCCGCAAACAGCTCGGCGATGGAAATGGCCTGGAGGTCAATTTCGGGGAAGACGAGCTCGACCTGGAGCCGGGAATGACCGTCGTCGAGGGCCGCCTGGGTTGCGGTCCGGGATTGAGCGATCGCCTCGTCGAGGTCCTGGGGAAGTTCAGCCATGGTTCTGAAAAATCGATCTGCAAAGTTGCCAAGAGCTTCTGCCGTCTGAGGGACGCCAAAGCCGAGCAAGAAACGTTACCCATAAGAGTACCGAGGGAGTGGCGCTTTTCACTAGGTGCTGGGGCGATCGCCTGCCAAAAGCGCCGGAAATTTCCCAAAAAAATGACCCGAAACCACCCAACCAATGGTCTCAGGTCACGCTGCGGGTCAATGGCTCTATCTTTCAGCGCGATCGAAAATTTTTTTGTTGTACACACTACGGTTGGGTGATTACGGGCGATTCTCGCCCCTAGGCTGCCTGACCGAAGGATCGCCGAACGTCACGCCGCAACAGGTAGTAAATAATGACCCCATTGATCACCAGCTGGAGAACAATACCGCCCGGATTGCCATCGTTCATCTGAGTGGCCAGCACGCCCATGAGATTCCCCAGAAGCGCCATAAATTGCAGAATGAGCGTGATTATCCAGGCCCAAAACTTCAGCATAAAAAGGCCATAGCACAGCAGTAGGCCAATCAGGCTTAAAAGCACCATGCCTATGCCTAGGATCGTGACAATTGTTCCCACCATGCCGGTCTGCATCAACTCTTCAGTTTGAAACTCTGGGTTGTTCATGAGCGAATCAAGAAAAAAGCCGCGAAATAGAAGAATCAGCACGCCAATCAGAAGGGCGATTAGGCTGCTAATCAGCTGCAAAACTGCCAGGATGGTGACACCAATGGGACGACTCATGATGAATGAAACCTCACGCTAGAAGCACTGCTGATTTGAAGTATGGCAAGGGGAATTGCGATCGCCGGTCCGGTTTCCACAATCTTTTAAGAAGTTTTTTAAGAAGTCTTCTGACAAGCGAGAGCGAAATGCAAGATAACCTGCCTAGCGTGAGGCGATCGCCCTTTTAGCAACGGCCCATTAATTGAACTTTCGTTTAACTGGACTTTCTGGAGGTGCTCAATGAAGCTACAAAAAATCCTAGTTGCCCTAGCCAGCCCAGAAGAAGCAACCCCGATCCTGGAAGCGGCGATCGCCGTGGCCAAAGCCCACAGCAGTAGCCTGCGCTTGTTTCACTGCCTCCAAGCACCCCAGCTCGACTACCCGCCCGTCGCTGACCCCGTCGCCACCCTCAACTTCTACGGCACCCCCGACGTCGGCCTAGAGCAGTTTCGGCGAGAGCAGACCCTCCAGGAAGAGGAAGCTGCCCAGGCTTGGCTCCAGGCCTACTGCCAGCAGGCAACGGACCAGGGCGTGATCGCTGACTTTGCGTGCTCCCTGATGCCGCCGGGGCCAGCCCTGTGCGAAGCGGCCCAGACCTGGAAAGCTGACCTGATCATGGTGGGGCGCCGGGGCCGATCGAGACTGACGGAGCTGCTGCTGGGCAGCGTCAGCAACCACGTAGTCCACCATGCGCCCTGCTCGGTCTGGGTGGTGCAGGAGCCGCCCGCCCAGGAGATTTCCCAGGGATGAGCGAGGCAAAAACAAGGGGCGATCGCCTAGGCCAGCGGCAGAGAAAAGCGGAACGTGCTGCCCCGATTGAGGGCGCTTTCCGCCTCGATGACGCCGCCCTGGAGCTCCACTAGACGCCGCGAGATCGCCAGACCGATGCCCGTCCCCCCCGAAAAGCGATCGCGCGATCGGTCCGCCCGCCAAAACCGCTCAAACACGTGGGGCAAATCTTCGTCCGCGATCCCCTCGCCCGTATCGATCACCTCCACCCAGACATAGGGCGAGCAGCTCCAAGCCTTGACCGTGATGGACCCTTCCTGGGTGTAGCGCAGGGCATTGCCCAGCAGGTTCACCATCACCTGCTCGACGCGCTCCGGGTCAGCCATGACCGCTGGCAAATCGCTGGGACAGTCGAGCTGCAACACCGGGCCATCCTCCAGCACCTGGGTCGAAAACTTCTGGATCAGCATCGCCAGCAGCGGCCGCAAGTCAAAGGCCCGAATGTCGATGGGCAAGTAGCCCGCCTCTGCCTTGGACAGCTCTTGTAAATCATTCACCAGGCGGCGGAGGCGGCTGGTCTCGCGGGCGAGGCGCTGGTACACCTCCACCGACGGGTCGATGGTGCCGTCGGCGAGCCCTTCTAGGTAGCCCTCGAGGACCGTCAGAGGAGTGCGCAGCTCGTGGGTCATGTCGCCCACCAGTTCGCGCCGCCGCTGCTCCACCCCCGCGATGCCCGTCGCCATCTGATTGAAGCTTTTGGCCAGCTGATTAATTTCTGGAATCTCGGAGGCGGGCAGTCGAGCGTCGAGATTGCCGGAGGCGAACTGCTTGGTGATCCGCTCCATTTGCAGGAGGGGCCGCATGATGCGCTTGGAGAGCAGGTAGCTGAGGCCGCCCGCTGCGGTGCCGCCGACGACCACCGACCACAGGGCTCCCTTGCTCCAGGCCGAGTCGAAGCCCTCGATCAGCCGATAGCGGACGTAGCCGATGTTGAAGCCAGCGCCCTCTAGTTTGGAGAGCTGAAGCAAGAAGAGGCGGGGAGAGTAGAGCTTGCCGACGGCGAGCAGGGTGCTCAGTCCGACGATCATCACGACGAGGTGAGACAAAAATAAGCGAGCCCGCAGACCAATTCTAGGAGCCAAGGGAATTCCTACCTATGCGATCGCGTCTTCAAAGCGATAGCCGACGCCTATCACTGTTTTAACGAAGGTTGGGTTGGCTGGGTCGGGCTCAATCTTTTTGCGCAGGCGGGCGATGTGGGTATCGACGACGCGCTCATCGCCAAAGAAGTCGTCGCCCCAGAGCTTCTCGATGAGCTGGGCGCGGCTCCAGACCCGCCCTGGATAGCTGATGAAGGTGGTGAGCAGATCAAATTCGAGGGTGGTCAGGTCCAGTAGCTCGGTGTCGTCGCCATTGAGGAGGCGCTGGGCAGAGCGCTGGTCGGGGTCGACCTGGAAGTGCTGGGTGCGGTAGAGGGCGCTCTGGCCGCCTTGGCGGAGCGATCGCCGCAAGAGAGCTCGCACCCGCGCCACCAGCTCCCTCGGACTAAAGGGCTTAACCAGGTAGTCATCGGCGCCGGTCGACAGACCAATGATCCGATCGATTTCTTCGCCCTTGGCGGTCAGCATCAAGATGTAGGGGTCTTTGGGGCCGGGCTGCTGGCGCACGCGGGCGCAGACCTCGAGGCCGTCGAGGCCGGGCAGCATCAGGTCCAAAATGATCAAGTCTGGCTGCTGCTCCTGAAAGAGCTGGAGTGCTCGCAGGCCGTCGCGGCAGGCGTGGCAGGAAAAGCCCTCTTTTTCTAAATAAAGTTGAATGAGCTGAGCAATCTCTGCTTCGTCTTCAACGATGAGAATGTCCATGAAAACCTCAAAGCGATGAGCAACTGGGCTTCTAGGAGAACGTTAGGGGCGCAAGGGGCGGCCAGAAGTTCCTTTTTAGCAAGATGTTGCGGTTAATTGAAGAGAATTAATGATCTCGGAACAATGGCGATCGCCCCAGTAATCGCAGGGCTAGCCTATCCTGACGGAGAATTCTGGGTGTGCAGTTTCCCAAGAAATAGAGCTCGTGGGGTACTATGAAGCCCATCATGATTCCTATCATGCCGTGATGGCGGGGCGTCACGCTGGGTCTAATGATTTCACGAAGTTTGACTATGCCAACTGAGGGGTAGTGCGCTATGGAAACGGCTGTTAACCTAAGTGACCTCCAGCAGCTTGGGCAACACCTCCAAGCTGCACTGCTCCGAGGGGGCGATCGCCAGACGCCGCTGGGGGTGCAGTGCGCCCTCAAGCAGGGTGTCTTGATGGTGCTGGTCGAGCATGACTCGGCGGAGCCGGTGGCCGCTCCAGCAGTGGTATTTGGGCAGATCGAGCAGGCCCTAGGCCAGATCCGGCCCGCGATCGCCCCCAAGGCTCGCCTCTATCTGCGCCGTCGCGGCGAACAGCAGCCCTACGAATCTGCGTCCATCGCGTGGGCCCCGCCCCGCTCCGCAATGCCCGGCCTGGTGCCGCCCCCGCCGCCCCCGCCGCCTTCCTTGGGCGTTGCGCCGCCGCCTGCCGCGCCATCTGCCGCCCCAGAAGCCACCGATTCCCCAGATCTAGAAGAAGATGCCTTTGGTGAGTCAGAGGCGATCGCCTCTGGTGGTTTGGCGGAAAGTGCCCCTGCGTCTGAGACGGACGCCTGGTTAGAGGACTCGGACGATTCCTCGAAGCTGGATGAAGCGGCGATCGCCTCTGATATGTATTCTGAGACGGATTTCGATCGCGAGGACGGTTCTGCTGATTTCTTCAACGAAGACGCCGAGAGCGACTTTAATCTAGGGCCTAAGGCTGGTCCTCGAGAGGACATCGGCGAGGGCGGCGAAGAAAACCTAGATCAAGATCCGGATCAACTAAATCCATTAGATCCGTATCAAGACGAGGACGAGACTCCCGACGATCACGAGCTTGCGCCCCTTACCCCCAGCGATCGCCGGGTGCTGTGGCCCTGGATTTTGGCGGGCGCGGCGATCAGCGTGTCTGCTTTTGCAGTGAGCCTGTATGCCTTCACGCGGCCCTGTGTGCTGGGGGGCTGTCCCCCGGTCGAAACGGCCCAAGCCTTGCAGCAGCGCGCCGCTAGCGTCACCTCTTGGCAAGAGCTAAACGCTGTTCAGCGCGAGATCGCCGCTGTGTCCGAGCAGCTGCGGGCGGTGCCGCTGTGGTCGGGTCATCGCCGAGACGCCCAGGCGCTGCTGACGGTCTTCCAGCAGGAAAATGGTCCGTTCCAGCAGGTGATAGCGGCCCAGAGCAAGGCCACCACAGCCGCCCAGCGGAGCCAAAACCCGCCCCATCCGATTGCTGAATGGCAGGCGATCCGCGACCTGTGGGAAGAGGCGATCGCCACCCTCAACCAGGTCGAATCCACCAGTCCTTCCTACGGCTTTGTGCAGGAAAAGCGGCGGGAATACGAGGCCAACCTGGCCGCCATTGAACGCCGCATCACAGCCGAAAACCTGGCCCAGCAGCGGCTGAGCCTGGCCAAGAATGCCGCCGCTGCGGCCGAAACGCGCCAGAGCACCACCCGCGGCGTCGAAGGGCTCCAGGCCGCCCAGCAGAGCTGGCAAACCGTCCTCAACCAGCTCACGAATATTCCCCAGGGCACCATGGCGCGCCAAGAAGCCAACCAGCTCAAAACGACCTACCAGGCCCGCATGTCTCAAGTGCGCGACCTATTGGCCAAGGAGCAGCTCGCCCTAGACACCTACGACGAAGCGATCGCTCTGGCAAACCAAGCCAAATCCTTTGAGCAAAAGAGCCAGTGGACCCAGGCGGTCATCCACTGGCGGCAGGCGATCAACGCTGCCCAGCAGGTGCCCCAAAACACGGTCTACTACGAGCGCGCCCAGCCCCTGATCAACTCCTACAGCGTTTCTCTCCAGGCGGCAGAGGGCCAGCTCAACACCGCTGTCGCTCTCCAGGAAGCCCGCACGGACCTCCAGAGCACCTGTGCAGGGACGCCCACCATCTGCACCTACTCCCTGTCTAATGACCTAATCCAGGTGATGCTCACACCGGAGTACGAGCAGGCGATCTTCGCGGGGGACTCCAACAATGCTGTGGCCTTGCAGCAGCATATCCAGGCGCTCCAGGGGGCTCTAGAAGCCATCAGCGACAACACCCAGGTTCCCCTGGACGTCTACTACTCCAACGGCACGCTGCTGGGCTCCTATGTGCCGCCGACCTCGTGATTCCCCGCCCTAGATTCTGGCTTCTGCCTAGGTCTGGGGCTCGGCGCTAGGAGGTTCTGTTGCAATTTCTGGCTCTGAGCTAGCGGCTTGGAGGCGCGCCAAGCGTCGGTAGCGGACCTTCAGCCCGAGGATGATCGACGCCAAGATCAGGGTGACGACATTGGCCGCGATCAGGGGCAGATCGTGAACCGCGATGCCGTAAACCAACCACAGCACGATTCCCAGGCACAGGATCATCAGCATGCTCCAAGAAATGTCGTCTGCGGATTTGCTTTTCCAGGTTTTGATCAGCTGGGGCAGATAGGCCAGGGTGGTGAGGCTGCCAGCAATGAGGCCGAGGGTCGTTGTGAATTTCATGGTTGATAGCAGGACGGGTCAGAACATCCCACGCCTTTTTAAGAAATTTCAAAAAATTTCAGTGTGGGCTGTGCCTTAGGATGCCGGTTTTTGGGGTCTGTCGTCGGCTATCTTGAAGCAGAAATTTTGGTGAGGCGCTGGCCCTAGTGGCTGCTTGTGATGCCGCGACTGCGCAGCTGCTCCATGAAGAATTCCTCTAGGGAAGGCCGAGCAAGCTTGATGGTGACGATCTGAGCGCCCATCAGGGACAAGCTGGCGAGGAAATCAAAGGGATCGCCCTGGAGATGGCCCTGCCACAGCCCGTCCTGAAATTCGAGGTTGACCATGCGTTTCTTGAGGACGTCGAGGCTGCCGCCCTTGCCCTGGATGTAGTAGGTGTTGTTGCCCCCGAGCAGCTCGTCGAGCTTGCCGCTGCAAATGAGCTCCCCATCCGCCAAGATAGCCACGCGATCGCAGATCATCTCCACGTCGGCGAGCACGTGACTGTTGAAGAAAATCGTTTTGCCCTGCTCCTTGAGAGACAAGATGATTTCGCGCATCTGGTATCGGCCGAGGGGGTCGAGGCCCGACATAGGCTCATCGAGAAAAACCACCTCCGGATCGTTGATCAGGGCCTGGGCCATGCCGATGCGCTGGAGCATGCCCTTGGAGTACTGGCGGAGCTGCTTTTTGCGGGCGGCGGAGAGAGCGAGGCCCACCAGCTCCAGCAGCTGGGGGATGCGCTGGCGCTGGACCGATCGCGGAATCTGGAACAAATCGGCGGTGTAGCGCAAAAATTCCCAGCCGGTCAGAAAGTCGTAGAAGTAAGGGTTTTCGGGCAAATAGCCGACGCGCTGCTTGACGGCGCGATCGCCCAGCGGATGGCCGAGCAGCCGTCCCCGCCCCTGGGTCGGGCGCACGATGCCCAGCAAAATTTTCAGCAGAGTCGTCTTGCCCGCGCCGTTGGGGCCAAGCAAGCCGAAGGTTTCGCCCGGGTGTACCACCAGAGAGCAGTTTTTCAGCGGCGTGATTTTTTGGTTGAGCCAAAAGCCGCTCCGATACACCTTGCTGAGCTCGTAGATTTCGACCACGAAAGGCTGCTCGGGCGTGGCGTCCGCGGCGGGAAGGGCTGGAGTTGCATTGGTATCCATGAACGTCACCCTGGCTGGATGGTTGGTCGCGACAAAGAGTTTAGCAAGTCCCGGGCCCTCCGCACGACTGCTGTGGGCAAGACCAGCGAGGATTTTCCGCCCCCTCAAGACGATTGTGCTCAAGTCGCGAGCCAAAGTTGGAGACTTTCGTTCCTGGCCTATGCTGGTTGAAATGGCTGATTTGGCCAAGCCAGCTAGAGGTTGGCTGCTTGTTCACGAACTTTGGATCCTATGAACCGCTCAAAAATTGTTGCTGTCATTACGGGTGTGATTTCGGTGGCGCTGGCCCTTGGGTATCTCGTGCTGGTGCAGCTCCTGGATTTTCGCGGCGAAATGCTGCCGGCCCCGACGGGCATGGTGCTCCTGGGAAGGGCGATCGCGCCTTGGTTGGGAGCAGTTTTGGGGCTTGGAATGCTCTAGGCTCCGGGCCTATGGGTCGGCCATAAACAGCGTGGCGTCTTCGCTGTCGCCCAGATCGACGTCAGATTCTGAGCCGTATAGGGAGGCTGGCTGAGACACGATCAAGGTTGTATCCGCTAGCTCGCCGTCTCCTGCCACTGGCGACGGCTCAGGGGTGCTGTCCTGGGCAGCCCGGACGGCGGTGTAAGCCTGAAACGTTTCGAGGGAAAAAATTGCGCCTTGTTCTTCGGCTTCTCGGCGATCGCTGTCGCTCAGCCGCGCCTCGAACAGGCAAGTATTTGCCCAGTTGACGCCCTTGAGAATGGCGCCCCGCAGGTCAGTGCCGCGCAGATTGGCGCTGTTGAGGTTGGCCCCAGAGAGGTTGGCTTTGGCAAGGGAGACGCGGCTCAAGTTGGCGTTGCTCAGGTTGGCGCGCACGAGGTTGGCCCCGGTGAGATCGCTGCCGCTGAGGCGTGCCCCGGCCAGGTTGACGCTCTGGAGGTTGGCCTCGGCCCACGCCAGGTGCTCGAGGTTGGCGCCGCTAAAGTCGAGGGTGCTCAGCAGGGGCTGGGCCCACAGCTGGAACTCGTTGAGGCTGAGGGGGCTGATGCGGTGGAGAAACTGGAGGAAGCGATCGCGATCGAAGCGATCGCCCTTCGGGTCGCCGCAGGGACAGAAGATACTCTGGGCCGCGTGGTGGCTGGCGCACAGCAGCAAAAACGCGTTGAGACCCACAGCGGCTTCTAGGGTCAGCAGATTGGGCGGCGTTTGCCACGGCTGACCGGCTTGGCGAGCGTCCTGGGGGAGTCCCTGGTCGAGCCAGTCGCCCCGGCAGTAGCGCTGGTAAAAGGCTTCTAGGCGGCGCGTGAGGGCGCTGAACTGAAACGCCGACATGGTGCGCTGGAGCCGCTGGAGATCAGCGGCGATCGCCTCCACCATGTCCGGGCGCAGGGGTTGGTAGTTGACCTGGTGATAGAGCCAGTGGGCCAAGGCATTGAGGGCTGCGTGGTCCTCGATCAGGCCGTTGCTGGGCTGGGCGAAGGTGGCCAGCTGACGGGCGATCGCCTTGGCACCCAGAAACGCGCCAAAGCTCGGGTGGGTAAACTCCAGCGGCGTGTCTTGCCCCAGCTGGCCGCCAGGAGCGCTGAAATAGAGCGCTGGCAGCGGAAACCAGCCGCCAGCATCCTCCGCCTCGGGGGTCACCGCGGTGGGCAGCACCCGCCGGATCTGGCTCTGCTGGATGGCCAGGGCCATGGTCTCGATTTGCTGCTGGAGCCTGGCGGGCGATCGCCCCAGGAGCAAGCTTGTGATGGTCTCCTCGCCTCGACTGGCGTGGGCCAGCCCCGATCGCACCAGCCCCGTCAGGCTGCCGCTGCGCACCGGATCGATCGTCTGCCCCGTCAGCCAGCGCAGCAGGCGGTCCTGCATCTCAAAGCTCAGCTCACTGGGCGATAGGCTCAGCAGCCCTTCATCGAGATGGCCGTCCCGATGCAAAATTCCCAGCAGATAGAGCATCAGCGGATGGCGAACGCGGGCTGCCAGGGAGTCCGGCTCCGGGGACGGTCGAAACAGGCCCGCTTTTTTCAAAAAGTTGAAATAGGCCTGGGCGATCGCCTTGGTTTGCAGCCCGGCCCACTGCTTGAACCACTGCTTGAGCTCCTCCTGCTCCATGGGCAGCAGCCGCAGACGGTAGTAGGGCAAATGCTCTTCGGTGGTCAGCGTGTTTAGGGCCGCCTGGAAGACCACCGGGGGCGTGGTCAGCAGCAGTTTGTGGCGCGCGCCTCGGGGACTGAGCGTCTCCTGGGCCAAAAACTGCTGGACCTGCCGCACGAACTGGGCCGCCGGATTGCCGCCCTGGGGCGATCGCGGCAGTTCATCCAGGCCGTCGAGGAGCAGCAAGCAGGGCGGGTGAACGGCCGACAGCCAGCCGTCAGGCTCGGTAAAGCGGGCCTGGGGCAGCGCCGATGCCAGGGTATCGGCCAGGGTTTCTCCGATCGTCACATCCCGTAGCCGAATCACGATGGGCATCCACTGGGGATAGACAGCCTGGGCCACATGGGCCGCCCACAGCTGACAAAAGCCCGTTTTTCCCTGGCCCGACTCCCCCTCCAGCACGGCGATCGCCTGGGGAATCTGGAGCTGCTGGGCCGCCCACCGAAAGGCCTCCTCCGGTGCGTTCTTTTGGCTGGAGAGGGTGGTGCCTGCCAGCGAGACGTACAGATCCCGCAGGGTAAACATTTCCCCCAGCAGCGGCTCGCTCTGGCTGCGCAGCAGGGCCGCTCGGTAGCGCTCGCGCTCAAGATCAATCACCAAGGCAGGCTTTGGCACGACGATGGCAGTGTCGATGGGCTCATAGTCTTCGCTCCAGTCTCCGCTGCCGTCGCTGGGCGCTGTATTGCCCAGCCGCACGAACTTTTGCATCTGGGCCAGGCTCAGGGGCGCCTCGGTGACGATGCCCAGGAGATGGCCGGCCAGCCCATTGAGAATTCGCTGGGTCATCAGCTTGGCCTCGGTTTCCTCGGCGCCGCTGGCCATAAACCAGGCGATCGCCGCCCCGTTCATCTGCTGGACCAAGAAAGAGTCTGTGGGTGTCGAGAGGACCTGTTCGGCCTGAGCGTCGGTGAGCTGCCCTGGCTTGAGCGCCCGGAGCTGAGTTTGGAGGGGACCATCTTCGAGGGTGCCTCGCTCGTTCAGCAGGGGCAGCTTGGCTCGCTCGATCCAGGGACGATTGAGCGCTAGTTCCTGGTTGAGCACCTGCTGCAACCCCCGCAGGTAGGCGACCTGGTAGGCCAGCCAGACGCCTTCGTTGCGCTTGAGCGGGCGCTGCTGGCTCAGGAGCCGCACCAGGGCCAGGGTAATCTGGGCCAGGGCGGGTCCCTCTGCCAGCACCCCCGACAGCGGCAGAGCCAAGGTCTCGGCAAAGGTGCTGACGTCGAAGAGGGTGAGCTCCCGCCCTTGCAGGTCCTGGGCGATCCGGAAGGCGATCCCCACCATCTGCGGCAGGGGGGCCGAGTGTAGCTGGGCGGGGGTCAGTTGGTGATCGCTCAACCAGTGCCGAATGTCGAGACTCATGCCGTTTGATGGGAGAGGGGACGAAGGATGCAGGAAATCAGCGAAGGCGACCTGAAGAAATGCAGACAAATGAATGCAGTCAAATCAATGACAAAACGCGATCGCTGCCGTTTTTAGTCTAATCAGCGCGATTACCAATGTAAGTACCCGAAGAGCGATCGCCGGACGAGATAACTTTGATCATCTCCCAGCAAATGGCCACCCCAAAAAGCGGTTGATATTGCTGCTGGATTGGCTCAGGCTGCTGCATCCTGAAATAAGACTAGCCCGCCAAACATTGGATGTTGAGATGCTGATCGCCAAAGAAACACTGACGCCAAAACCTCAGGCGATCGCCTCGAAAAATGTCAACGCTTAAGGGCCAACGATTTTCAAGGTCTCAAGGCGCGATTAACAACCTTTTCTAGCAGCTTTTTGGGAAATTCGGGTCTAGACTGACGAATAGCATCCGTAATTGTACGGACGCTTTGTAACAGATAAAGTAATTTCGCCGGTTTTAGAGTGGTGATCTCTGTATAGCGGAAGCAGGGGCCTTCTGTTTGTGGTCAACTTCTTTGATTCTCAATTGCTACGACTCCTCACGACAGCCTTGACGGACGATCTGGAGCGTGTTTGACTGCGAGGAAGAGGGGTGGCACCAGGGGTAGGTGCGCTGGAAGGGGAGAAAGACAAACATGATTCGTCAATTTAGGGATCGCAAGCAGTCTAAAAGTTCAAAACCCGAGATGGAAACGCCGCCTGTCCCCAAAGATTCTTCAGCAGCTTCGGAGACGTCCTTGGGAGAAGAGGCTGTGGGGACTGTGCGATCGCCCCGCCGCAGGCGATCGCTGTCTACCAACTGGCTGTGGTCGATGGTGTGGCTGGTGATGCTGCTCATGGCCGGGGGAACGGTGGCCGGGACATTTTACTGGCTGGTGAAAGTGCCCCCTGCGCCGGACTGTAGCGATCTAAGCCAGATTACGGGAGACTCGGCCCGTCTCTACTGCGCGGAGCGGCTCGCCCGCTCGGGAGAGATACAGGACCTGATGGCCGGGGTGAATTTGGTCAAAGACTGGCCGGCGGATCATCCCCTTTACGACGACGCCCAAAAATTGTTGGGAATCTGGTCTGAGGTGATTTTCTCGAGGGCGCGCCAGCAGATGGCGGCTGGCAACCTGGAGGAGGCGATCGCCGATGCTCGCCAGATTCCGCCTAGCAGCCCGCTCTACAGCGAAGCCCAAGCGGCGATCGCCGCTTGGCAAAAGAACTGGGCCGCGGGCGAAAAGCTGGCCAACCAAATGCGAGCGGCTCTCAAGGCCCAAAACTGGCGTCAGGCCACAGAGGTCGCCGAGGCGATGCTCAAGCTGGATAACGACTACTGGCGCGACCTGGCGCGGCGTCAGCTCGATACAGACTTTGCGGCCGAAAAGCAGGCGCGCCGACAGCTTCAGGGAGCAGCGGAGCGTGCCAAGGCCAACACCGTCGACGCCCTCAAAGAAGCGATCGCCCTCGCCCGCCAGGTCACCCCAGACGTGCAGGCCCGCGCCGACGCCCAAGGGTCGATCGCCCGCTGGAGCCGAGATCTGCTGACTCTGGCCCAAAAGCGTCTAGAAGCGCGCGATCTGTCGGGGGCGATCGCCGCTGCGGAGGCCGTGCCCGAAGCCGGAGCGCTGCGCCGCGAGGCCAATGACTTTATGCTGCTGGCCCGCGCCGACGCCATGACCTGGCAAGACAGCTGGTTTGGCTTCCTTGAGGCCCAAGCCGCTGCCCTGCGCATCCCCCCCGACAGCCCGCTGCGGCCCCAGGCCCAGGCCAAGGTTGCGCGCTGGCGGACCGAGCTGCAAAACCTCAGCCAGCTCCAGCTGGCCCAGACCACGGCGGATGTTTTGCCGCCCCTCTCTTGGTCTTTGGCCATTGATCAAGCTCAGATGGTGCCCCAGGGAGAGCCTCGCCGCCTCCAGGCCCAAACCCTGGTG
This genomic stretch from Geitlerinema sp. PCC 7407 harbors:
- a CDS encoding response regulator transcription factor; this translates as MDILIVEDEAEIAQLIQLYLEKEGFSCHACRDGLRALQLFQEQQPDLIILDLMLPGLDGLEVCARVRQQPGPKDPYILMLTAKGEEIDRIIGLSTGADDYLVKPFSPRELVARVRALLRRSLRQGGQSALYRTQHFQVDPDQRSAQRLLNGDDTELLDLTTLEFDLLTTFISYPGRVWSRAQLIEKLWGDDFFGDERVVDTHIARLRKKIEPDPANPTFVKTVIGVGYRFEDAIA
- a CDS encoding ABC transporter ATP-binding protein, whose protein sequence is MDTNATPALPAADATPEQPFVVEIYELSKVYRSGFWLNQKITPLKNCSLVVHPGETFGLLGPNGAGKTTLLKILLGIVRPTQGRGRLLGHPLGDRAVKQRVGYLPENPYFYDFLTGWEFLRYTADLFQIPRSVQRQRIPQLLELVGLALSAARKKQLRQYSKGMLQRIGMAQALINDPEVVFLDEPMSGLDPLGRYQMREIILSLKEQGKTIFFNSHVLADVEMICDRVAILADGELICSGKLDELLGGNNTYYIQGKGGSLDVLKKRMVNLEFQDGLWQGHLQGDPFDFLASLSLMGAQIVTIKLARPSLEEFFMEQLRSRGITSSH
- a CDS encoding cell wall metabolism sensor histidine kinase WalK — translated: MIVGLSTLLAVGKLYSPRLFLLQLSKLEGAGFNIGYVRYRLIEGFDSAWSKGALWSVVVGGTAAGGLSYLLSKRIMRPLLQMERITKQFASGNLDARLPASEIPEINQLAKSFNQMATGIAGVEQRRRELVGDMTHELRTPLTVLEGYLEGLADGTIDPSVEVYQRLARETSRLRRLVNDLQELSKAEAGYLPIDIRAFDLRPLLAMLIQKFSTQVLEDGPVLQLDCPSDLPAVMADPERVEQVMVNLLGNALRYTQEGSITVKAWSCSPYVWVEVIDTGEGIADEDLPHVFERFWRADRSRDRFSGGTGIGLAISRRLVELQGGVIEAESALNRGSTFRFSLPLA
- a CDS encoding SemiSWEET family sugar transporter; translation: MKFTTTLGLIAGSLTTLAYLPQLIKTWKSKSADDISWSMLMILCLGIVLWLVYGIAVHDLPLIAANVVTLILASIILGLKVRYRRLARLQAASSEPEIATEPPSAEPQT
- a CDS encoding universal stress protein encodes the protein MKLQKILVALASPEEATPILEAAIAVAKAHSSSLRLFHCLQAPQLDYPPVADPVATLNFYGTPDVGLEQFRREQTLQEEEAAQAWLQAYCQQATDQGVIADFACSLMPPGPALCEAAQTWKADLIMVGRRGRSRLTELLLGSVSNHVVHHAPCSVWVVQEPPAQEISQG
- a CDS encoding DUF1995 family protein, which encodes MAELPQDLDEAIAQSRTATQAALDDGHSRLQVELVFPEIDLQAISIAELFAADFEARYGDRFKILFPDAGAAALAKHRWGEKPYEIRGISELKAQIQPDEQAFLMIAPSSVEVGPVEKFCEEASDRPVVMVNPRLEDVATIGIGYAGRQLRERFLSTLLSCYYLRPFEGGALRRSYPGPWEVWLETESGYEKVAEESQKPVGDALDQIIGRVQGAETEGSPAPGPTKRKGFLSGLQEFLRALSQ